ATTGCGATTTGGTTGAACCCAAAATTACCCGCCACTGCGCTAATCATGTTGCGGAGTACGGAGATGGAGGTGGCAGAATATTCTCTTTTCTTAAGTGTGCATAGGCTTTGGGGCTTTTAATGCTAAATAACAGGGATTCTAACAGCCAATCGGCGTCATATCGCATGTCTTTCCCATGTTTGTTCTTACAGGCTGCTCGTCTAAGTATAGTCCTAACCGTTCGTTTAGCCTAGATAAAAATATTACAATTAAGATGTGCATTAAGATTTAGTTAAGACGTCATATTTGAGATAAATAGTAACATACGTTTCTTGAACATATACGGAAATGTAGTAACAAGTGGGAAAGTGTGAGCAGAGCTTAATACAATTGATGTGGGGTTCATACGGATCGCTAAAGTGACGGAAAATGAAGTGCTATAAAACAAATGCTCAAAATGAAGTGTTTTTCTTCCTGTGAATTCGAAGAGGCAGTTCAAAATATTTCGTTGGCTTTATCTATATATTTGAATTAAAAGCGGGGAacttaagaataaaaaaaatatcatttcCCGAAATGTTTTGAAACGCCATTGGAAAGCGGAGGCGTGAGATCACTTCAATTTGAGAAATTAATTGGGAGCACTTCATTTTGCGTTACTTTTCGATCACCTAGGTGCACTTAAAGGAAAATTTGGTGACCGCAAGAGGTGAAAATAAGTGCAGCTCAACAAATCAATTGGTCTCAtgatgttaaaaaataaataacggAGGTTTAGGGTTTGACTAGTCCAGGTTTGTTGCATTACAAGTGCTAACTTTCCAGAGAGGCCGTCTAAAATGTTCGCGACGGAATCTTCTTTGAAGACTTGGAATTCTTTCTTCAACGCAGTTAAATGAGCAGCGGCATCCTAATGAACAAATTGATGGGTTATTTAAGCACATATGGAGCTGTTGATTTATGTACCTTTTTCCTCTTATTTCCTCTAAGAGTGTTCTTAAcggcatttcttttctctttcttgtattcttttaactttatttTCAATTCTGGGGCAGTAAGATTCTTGTTATTGGTATGCAGGCTGAAGCGGTCACCGTGGTCATTAAAGCGTATTAATCTGTGTGTCAACACGTTAGTTTTAAATGCATGGCAGCTACCACAAATGAggcgtttcgttttttttccctccaaCAGTTTTGAGCACCTAATAAATACAATTACTGTTAGACGACCACCATAAAACCAATTCAAAGGATTAACATACGTAGAAGAAAGCGAAACACCAGTGTCAAACGATCCGGTGCCAATTTGAATGTGTTTAATGGTGTGATATTTCTCATCAACAATACCAGGACACAAAGCTGCGTTAGAAAATTTGGTGATTACAGCTTGCAAGCAAGTGATTTCTGTGAAATCTTCAGGGTATTCAGTGGATGTGTAAGGCGTATTCAGAATGTGGAATTCGATTTTCTTCGTAATAAAGTTGATCTTCATGGATTTTCTAACGTGTAATAGGCCACCGTGGACCACAGCTGTCACTTCGTGAAGTAAATACGAATCAAGGTCGGTTGACGAGTGCTTTAGATTCCAGTCTTGGTTGGGAACCTTGATGTCCTTTGCCTGGTGCAAATCCTAAAGTTAATGCTGTGAAAATAAGGTACATAACATTTGTCTTACTTGTAGCCCATTGTCTTCAGTAATTACAGTAGAACTATCACTATCAAGTGAAGGAATATCGATATCACTTTGTTTCTCTACATTGTCAGTTGGGGATTGGTGTACTGTTACAtcctcttttgatttctttgctGCAACCTGACGCATGTGTAATCGCTCCAGTAATCTTTTAGGTTGCTTTGACCTGCTGAGATATGATGGGCAAACTGTTGTCGAGCAAAACGAGACATTTCATTATGATAATACAGTAATACAACACAATAGTTTCTTACTGGGAAATTTAGTTGGTACAGCTGTACCTTTAATACGACCTCGCGACGGGACTTCAATACGTTTACCATTCACAGTTTTTAGTACAGTCTTCATAATGTCACTGTCATTGAAATTTATATCA
The DNA window shown above is from Daphnia magna isolate NIES linkage group LG9, ASM2063170v1.1, whole genome shotgun sequence and carries:
- the LOC116930043 gene encoding uncharacterized protein LOC116930043, translating into MPTCFAPGCTNRRENNTVEENRSFFSFPNDVGTLSLWKKAIPRNPSDITKSSKLCDINFNDSDIMKTVLKTVNGKRIEVPSRGRIKGTAVPTKFPICPSYLSRSKQPKRLLERLHMRQVAAKKSKEDVTVHQSPTDNVEKQSDIDIPSLDSDSSTVITEDNGLQAKDIKVPNQDWNLKHSSTDLDSYLLHEVTAVVHGGLLHVRKSMKINFITKKIEFHILNTPYTSTEYPEDFTEITCLQAVITKFSNAALCPGIVDEKYHTIKHIQIGTGSFDTGVSLSSTCSKLLEGKKTKRLICGSCHAFKTNVLTHRLIRFNDHGDRFSLHTNNKNLTAPELKIKLKEYKKEKRNAVKNTLRGNKRKKDAAAHLTALKKEFQVFKEDSVANILDGLSGKLALVMQQTWTSQTLNLRYLFFNIMRPIDLLSCTYFHLLRSPNFPLSAPR